A part of Streptomyces sp. NBC_00557 genomic DNA contains:
- the argS gene encoding arginine--tRNA ligase, whose amino-acid sequence MASVTSLSDSVQQHLASALSATLPEAAGADPLLRRSDRADFQANGILALAKKAKANPRELATQVVSRVVTGDELIKDVEVSGPGFLNITIADRAITGNLAARYADESGRLGVPTAPDPGTTVIDYAQPNVAKEMHVGHLRSAVIGDSVVQLLEFTGENVIRRHHIGDWGTQFGMLIQYLDEHPHELDHKDARVTGEEAMSNLDRLYKAARKKFDSDEEFRTRARRRVVDLQAGDPHTLAMWQKFVDESKIYFFSVFEKLDMEIRDPDIVGESGYNDMLAETCRLLEESGVAVRSEGALCVFFDDIKGPDGNPVPLIVQKSDGGYGYAATDLSAIRDRVFNLKANTLLYVVDARQALHFKMVFETARRAGWLNEDVKAHQLAFGTVLGKDGKPFKTREGETVRLVDLLDEAIERASAVVREKAQDLSEEEIAERGAQVGIGAVKYADLSTSANRDYKFDLDQMVSLNGDTSVYLQYAYARIRSILRKAGETRPAAHPELALTDAERALGLHVDAFAETVTEAAAEYAPHKLAAYLYQLASLYTSFYDKCPVLKAETPAQVENRLFLCDITARTLHQGMALLGIRTPEKL is encoded by the coding sequence ATGGCCTCGGTCACGTCCCTCAGCGACAGCGTCCAGCAGCACCTCGCGTCCGCCCTCTCGGCCACCCTGCCCGAGGCCGCCGGCGCGGACCCGCTGCTGCGACGAAGCGACCGGGCCGACTTCCAGGCCAACGGCATCCTGGCGCTGGCCAAGAAGGCGAAGGCGAACCCTCGGGAGCTGGCGACGCAGGTCGTGTCCCGTGTGGTGACGGGCGACGAGCTGATCAAGGACGTCGAGGTCTCCGGCCCCGGCTTCCTGAACATCACGATCGCGGACCGGGCGATCACCGGGAACCTGGCCGCGCGGTACGCGGACGAGTCGGGCCGCCTCGGCGTGCCGACCGCCCCGGACCCGGGCACGACGGTGATCGACTACGCGCAGCCGAACGTGGCGAAGGAGATGCACGTCGGCCATCTGCGGTCGGCGGTCATCGGCGACTCGGTGGTCCAGCTGCTGGAGTTCACCGGCGAGAACGTGATCCGCCGGCACCACATCGGCGACTGGGGCACCCAGTTCGGCATGCTGATCCAGTACCTGGACGAGCACCCGCACGAGCTGGACCACAAGGACGCCCGGGTCACCGGCGAGGAGGCGATGTCCAACCTGGACCGCCTCTACAAGGCGGCGCGGAAGAAGTTCGACTCGGACGAGGAGTTCAGGACGCGCGCCCGGCGCCGGGTGGTCGACCTCCAGGCGGGTGACCCGCACACGCTGGCCATGTGGCAGAAGTTCGTGGACGAGTCGAAGATCTACTTCTTCTCCGTCTTCGAGAAGCTGGACATGGAGATCCGGGATCCGGACATCGTCGGCGAGTCGGGGTACAACGACATGCTGGCGGAGACCTGCCGCCTGCTGGAGGAGTCCGGCGTCGCCGTGCGCAGCGAAGGCGCCCTGTGCGTGTTCTTCGACGACATCAAGGGCCCGGACGGCAACCCGGTCCCGCTGATCGTCCAGAAGTCGGACGGCGGCTACGGCTACGCGGCCACCGACCTGTCGGCGATCCGCGACCGCGTCTTCAACCTGAAGGCGAACACGCTGCTGTACGTGGTGGACGCCCGCCAGGCGCTGCACTTCAAGATGGTCTTCGAGACCGCGCGGCGGGCCGGCTGGCTGAACGAGGACGTCAAGGCGCACCAGCTGGCGTTCGGCACGGTCCTCGGCAAGGACGGCAAGCCGTTCAAGACGCGTGAGGGCGAGACGGTCCGGCTGGTGGACCTGCTGGACGAGGCGATCGAGCGCGCCTCGGCCGTCGTACGGGAGAAGGCCCAGGACCTGTCCGAGGAGGAGATCGCCGAGCGGGGCGCCCAGGTGGGCATCGGCGCGGTGAAGTACGCGGACCTGTCGACGTCGGCGAACCGGGACTACAAGTTCGACCTGGACCAGATGGTCTCGCTGAACGGCGACACGAGCGTGTACCTGCAGTACGCGTACGCCCGTATCCGGTCCATCCTGCGCAAGGCCGGCGAGACCCGCCCGGCCGCGCACCCGGAGCTGGCGCTGACGGACGCCGAGCGCGCCCTCGGTCTGCACGTGGACGCCTTCGCGGAGACGGTCACGGAGGCGGCGGCGGAGTACGCCCCGCACAAGCTGGCCGCGTACCTGTACCAGCTGGCGTCGCTGTACACGTCGTTCTACGACAAGTGCCCGGTGCTGAAGGCCGAGACGCCGGCCCAGGTCGAGAACCGTCTCTTCCTGTGCGACATCACGGCCCGCACCCTGCACCAGGGGATGGCGCTGCTGGGCATCAGGACGCCCGAGAAGCTGTGA
- a CDS encoding nucleic acid/nucleotide deaminase domain-containing protein, giving the protein MSERVPDPATAHFGRDGMRRFTVPASHGVQLPEATRAELAETGVPLHVQPYFTAAGDTDDPTLGLTARHQGLPAPADGRENWLRIGGDPLAHLCVRPDSAVQAVFLGLGEDDLFVSSDVGAFTASLAALDRRMPVIAASTSLPVAAAAFRELNAELRQIDAAAFEDRESWWPRVLDDVRHTLNFPFSSAFEYVDASGAKQIVTEATGPGRPHPEELVWQRLHAQGVAPEQVRRVYCELEPCMMPGHYCAVWLQATFPHAEFTHSFDYGDTADSREEGLKELITYAAKQAGRR; this is encoded by the coding sequence ATGTCCGAGCGAGTCCCTGATCCCGCCACCGCCCATTTCGGCCGGGACGGCATGCGCCGGTTCACGGTGCCGGCCTCCCACGGCGTCCAGCTGCCCGAGGCGACCCGGGCGGAGCTGGCGGAGACCGGGGTTCCGCTGCACGTGCAGCCGTACTTCACGGCGGCCGGTGACACCGACGACCCGACCCTGGGGCTCACCGCCCGGCACCAGGGGCTGCCCGCGCCCGCCGACGGACGGGAGAACTGGCTGCGGATCGGCGGCGACCCGCTGGCCCATCTGTGCGTGCGCCCGGACAGCGCGGTGCAGGCGGTGTTCCTGGGACTCGGCGAGGACGACCTGTTCGTCAGCTCGGACGTGGGGGCGTTCACCGCCTCGCTGGCCGCCCTGGACCGCCGTATGCCGGTGATCGCCGCCTCGACCAGTCTGCCGGTGGCGGCGGCCGCGTTCCGCGAACTCAACGCCGAGCTGCGGCAGATCGACGCCGCCGCGTTCGAGGACCGGGAGAGCTGGTGGCCGAGGGTGCTGGACGACGTGCGGCACACCCTCAACTTCCCGTTCTCCTCCGCCTTCGAGTACGTCGACGCGTCCGGTGCCAAGCAGATCGTCACCGAGGCGACCGGGCCGGGCCGCCCGCATCCCGAGGAACTGGTCTGGCAGCGCCTGCACGCGCAGGGGGTGGCCCCGGAGCAGGTCCGCCGCGTCTACTGCGAACTGGAGCCCTGCATGATGCCGGGCCACTACTGCGCGGTCTGGCTGCAGGCCACCTTCCCGCACGCGGAGTTCACGCACAGCTTCGACTACGGCGACACGGCGGACTCCCGCGAAGAAGGACTCAAGGAGTTGATCACGTACGCGGCGAAGCAGGCGGGCCGCCGGTGA
- a CDS encoding SUKH-4 family immunity protein → MKFAVSSHEVLESFGLTGVVYFPRSDSADNLLDDRTTLFLSQVGLPHTRWFTSKASLSQGESVSLAEWFRPEDGVLPEECSGWLVLAHFAASLLALDPKSGKVYAFGEGDPLESYTELHRHVESLVYSLHLFQQFLKQERGDDDELEARVDHLRSRISKFDAAPFNDGNSQWSLVLEEVFDGTW, encoded by the coding sequence ATGAAGTTCGCCGTCTCCTCGCATGAAGTACTGGAATCCTTCGGACTGACGGGAGTCGTGTACTTTCCGAGGTCTGACTCTGCAGACAACTTGCTTGACGATCGGACGACGCTGTTTCTCAGCCAAGTCGGACTGCCGCACACCCGTTGGTTCACGTCCAAAGCGAGCCTCAGCCAGGGTGAATCGGTCAGCCTGGCCGAATGGTTCCGCCCCGAGGACGGAGTACTTCCCGAGGAATGCAGCGGTTGGCTCGTACTGGCTCACTTCGCTGCGTCCCTGCTCGCGCTGGACCCCAAAAGCGGCAAGGTCTACGCATTCGGAGAAGGCGATCCACTGGAGTCCTACACCGAGCTCCACAGGCACGTCGAGTCGCTCGTCTATTCCCTGCACCTGTTCCAACAGTTCCTGAAGCAGGAGCGAGGAGACGACGACGAGCTGGAAGCCCGCGTTGACCATCTTCGCTCCCGGATCAGTAAATTCGACGCCGCACCGTTCAACGACGGCAATTCGCAATGGAGTCTGGTCCTGGAAGAGGTCTTCGACGGAACCTGGTAG
- a CDS encoding SUKH-4 family immunity protein, with product MADVSLVDEVKRLPEDTARRYGFSGDTLDFLVRTGLPSSDAYDLWFGPPQDFDPDFVWDFETLAAKGWVNPDAAQTVVKLGGFLTNSVAADPRSGLVYQYTEGTKQVVPLHGDVSSLAHTVLAFLGCIESYTPSDDDEYDDARRRREVEVLMADIRRIDPLPFAHEQSTWNELFENLWMGIYT from the coding sequence TTGGCAGACGTCAGCCTTGTGGACGAGGTCAAGCGTCTTCCGGAGGACACAGCCCGTAGGTACGGCTTCTCCGGAGACACCCTGGACTTCCTGGTGCGAACAGGGCTGCCGTCCTCCGACGCGTACGACCTGTGGTTCGGGCCGCCTCAGGACTTCGACCCGGACTTCGTCTGGGACTTCGAGACACTGGCGGCCAAGGGCTGGGTCAATCCCGATGCGGCTCAGACGGTCGTGAAACTCGGTGGCTTCCTCACCAACTCGGTCGCGGCCGACCCGAGGTCCGGTCTGGTCTATCAGTACACCGAGGGCACAAAGCAGGTTGTTCCCCTCCACGGAGATGTCTCTTCGCTCGCTCACACCGTGCTCGCATTTCTCGGCTGCATCGAGTCCTACACACCGTCGGACGACGACGAGTACGACGACGCTCGCCGACGACGCGAAGTCGAGGTGCTGATGGCCGACATCCGGCGAATCGACCCGTTGCCCTTCGCGCACGAGCAGAGCACATGGAACGAACTCTTCGAGAACCTCTGGATGGGGATCTACACCTGA
- a CDS encoding SUKH-4 family immunity protein: MSSGDVIRLFGLGGMNYYPQYTDGELDPSTAEFLASAGLPTDRTFASRAEPESGFPTPNELGPLFDRRGQACPPERRHWPVLGYLVTALVVLDPRTGTVHVYPEGEVESQLLHRDIESFVFTLCAFRELIDACTEDEDRVEESAYQFRQTVTAMDPTPLADEETEWNRLLDEVLEGMW; this comes from the coding sequence GTGAGCAGCGGCGACGTCATCCGCCTGTTCGGCTTGGGCGGCATGAACTACTACCCCCAGTACACCGACGGTGAACTCGACCCCTCGACCGCCGAGTTCCTCGCCAGTGCAGGCCTGCCCACCGACCGCACCTTTGCCTCACGCGCGGAACCGGAGAGCGGCTTCCCCACGCCCAACGAACTGGGCCCGCTGTTCGATCGCCGGGGCCAGGCGTGCCCGCCGGAACGGCGCCATTGGCCGGTACTCGGTTACCTCGTCACGGCTTTGGTCGTCCTCGACCCCAGGACCGGAACGGTCCATGTCTACCCCGAGGGTGAAGTGGAGAGCCAGCTACTCCACCGCGACATCGAGTCGTTCGTCTTCACACTGTGCGCCTTCCGTGAGCTCATCGACGCCTGCACCGAGGACGAGGACCGGGTGGAGGAGTCCGCCTACCAGTTCCGGCAGACTGTCACCGCCATGGACCCCACCCCTCTCGCCGACGAGGAGACCGAGTGGAACCGTCTTCTCGACGAGGTCCTGGAAGGTATGTGGTGA
- a CDS encoding HEAT repeat domain-containing protein, whose amino-acid sequence MKNPRPLIGLSLPETVLSPWKPPVWEQTAAEVVKALADRDQQQAARERLAALAPSVVVGLLITELSDTASPVPPWEIQTVLSKRIGPAAYDEVLAALAAAPDEESRRRLSGAFSRFGTVDRYLEALSHPSASVRQSAAFGIQSACSVAYGREPNPGVDYGRVIDALIPLLADPDPEVAQRVMWVLTMLGPGVVEPLRRVRAHGPGRLRARALSVLAAVGGEEALSAADRAAVERLIRVKLPYDQARPLDACFTSWIAVPGGDQQGIVDVLELFDTRPATFALGLSVGAHDSHDGAEYGRVYVTPEVDGWTLVLGPWCNPVDPERAEDVLRVVTELSRRYGRAQAYYFGEQGGGSGWLVAADGDVVRRCRGSWDKDDARYTLGPPLPEERAACVEEGVTPVGDEPADGDENEEWADFAPYLAPELARRLGVSPFDLGPDTTVRGAGLVALTPYAREHGKPSTGAYAI is encoded by the coding sequence GTGAAGAATCCACGCCCGCTCATCGGGCTGTCACTCCCCGAAACCGTCCTGAGCCCCTGGAAGCCCCCCGTCTGGGAACAGACCGCGGCGGAAGTGGTGAAGGCGCTCGCCGACCGGGACCAGCAGCAAGCGGCTCGGGAGCGACTGGCCGCGCTCGCACCGTCGGTGGTGGTGGGCCTTCTGATCACGGAGCTGTCGGACACGGCATCACCCGTACCGCCGTGGGAGATACAGACGGTGCTGTCGAAACGGATCGGGCCGGCCGCCTACGACGAGGTGCTGGCCGCCCTCGCCGCCGCACCGGACGAGGAATCGCGGCGCCGCCTGAGCGGAGCCTTCTCGAGGTTCGGTACGGTCGACCGCTATCTCGAAGCGCTGAGTCACCCTTCCGCGTCCGTACGCCAGTCCGCGGCCTTCGGCATCCAGTCCGCCTGCTCGGTGGCCTACGGCAGGGAGCCGAACCCCGGCGTGGACTACGGCCGCGTGATCGACGCACTGATCCCGCTGCTCGCCGATCCGGACCCAGAGGTGGCCCAGCGGGTGATGTGGGTCCTGACCATGCTGGGCCCGGGTGTCGTCGAACCTCTGCGCCGGGTGCGCGCCCATGGACCAGGCCGGCTCCGGGCACGCGCGCTCTCCGTGCTCGCTGCCGTCGGCGGCGAGGAGGCGCTGTCGGCGGCCGACCGCGCCGCCGTCGAGCGGCTCATCCGTGTCAAGCTGCCGTACGACCAGGCCCGTCCCCTGGACGCCTGCTTCACGTCCTGGATCGCCGTCCCCGGCGGCGATCAGCAAGGAATCGTGGACGTGCTCGAACTCTTCGACACGCGCCCCGCCACGTTCGCGCTGGGCCTCAGCGTCGGCGCCCACGACAGCCACGACGGCGCCGAATACGGCAGGGTCTACGTCACCCCGGAAGTCGACGGCTGGACGCTGGTCCTCGGCCCTTGGTGCAACCCCGTCGACCCGGAGCGCGCCGAGGACGTGCTGCGCGTCGTCACCGAACTGAGCCGCCGCTACGGCCGGGCCCAGGCGTACTACTTCGGCGAACAGGGCGGCGGTTCCGGCTGGCTCGTCGCGGCGGACGGCGACGTCGTACGTCGCTGCCGCGGCTCCTGGGACAAGGACGACGCGCGGTACACGCTGGGCCCGCCCCTGCCGGAAGAGCGCGCCGCCTGCGTCGAGGAAGGCGTCACGCCGGTGGGCGACGAGCCCGCTGACGGCGACGAGAACGAGGAGTGGGCGGACTTCGCCCCGTACCTCGCGCCGGAGCTGGCACGCCGGCTGGGCGTCAGTCCCTTCGACCTGGGCCCGGACACCACCGTACGGGGAGCCGGGCTCGTGGCCCTCACCCCGTACGCGCGGGAGCACGGAAAGCCGAGCACGGGGGCGTACGCCATCTGA
- a CDS encoding helix-turn-helix transcriptional regulator encodes MLSSSARLLRLLSLLSARPSWTCTELAERMEVTDRTVRRDIARLRDLGYSVDSEAGPWGGYRLRAGSRVPPLILDDEEALAVAVGLRGAALSGALGGDQAALSALLKLRQVLPRHIADRLGDLDDAFVRLPGTDGTDTPHIRPGLLLELAVACREGRRARLSYTDGEGRSTTRDVDPYRLVHTGRRWYFVARDVARAQWRTFRADRVDRLQPTAHPADLTDPPDPAHLVSRNIANGPYPLSATIRLPLPLNEALRLIPPTVGTHRPDGPDATVVDVGGPDPDGLARYLLTLGTPLRVLTPDAVRRALARRAGELATENAEDPEAPTG; translated from the coding sequence GTGCTGAGCTCCTCCGCCCGCCTCCTGCGCCTGCTGTCCCTGCTGTCCGCCCGCCCTTCCTGGACCTGCACGGAGCTGGCCGAGCGCATGGAGGTCACCGACCGCACGGTCCGCCGGGACATAGCGCGGCTCCGGGACCTCGGCTACTCGGTCGACTCGGAGGCCGGCCCCTGGGGCGGCTACCGCCTGCGCGCCGGATCCCGCGTGCCGCCGCTGATCCTGGACGACGAGGAAGCCCTGGCCGTGGCGGTCGGTCTGCGCGGAGCCGCACTGAGCGGCGCGCTCGGCGGCGACCAGGCGGCCCTCTCGGCGCTGCTGAAGCTGCGGCAGGTACTGCCCCGGCACATCGCGGACCGCCTCGGCGACCTGGACGACGCCTTCGTACGCCTCCCGGGGACGGACGGGACCGACACACCGCACATCCGCCCCGGCCTGCTGCTGGAGCTGGCCGTCGCCTGCCGGGAAGGACGCCGCGCCCGGCTGTCGTACACCGACGGGGAGGGCAGGAGCACGACCAGGGACGTGGACCCGTACCGGCTCGTCCACACGGGCCGCCGCTGGTACTTCGTCGCACGGGACGTCGCCCGCGCCCAATGGCGCACCTTCCGCGCCGACCGGGTGGACCGCCTCCAGCCCACCGCCCACCCGGCGGACCTCACCGACCCACCGGACCCGGCCCACCTGGTCTCCCGCAACATCGCGAACGGCCCCTACCCCCTCTCGGCGACCATCCGCCTCCCCCTCCCCCTGAACGAGGCTCTGCGGCTGATCCCACCCACGGTCGGCACCCACCGCCCCGACGGCCCCGACGCGACCGTCGTCGACGTGGGCGGCCCCGACCCGGACGGCCTCGCCCGCTACCTCCTCACCCTGGGCACGCCCCTGCGCGTCCTCACCCCGGACGCCGTACGCCGGGCGCTGGCCCGTCGTGCGGGGGAGCTTGCCACGGAGAACGCGGAGGATCCGGAGGCGCCCACCGGCTGA
- a CDS encoding VOC family protein yields the protein MTAETTITETSSTPAFRFAAVTFDCADPAEMARFYSELLGMSVAFSSDDFVFLGKEGSTGLGFNRLADYRRPTWPDPAQEKQAHIELGVDDLDAAEKRLLELGAEKPEFQPGGDRWRVLLDPAGHPFCITTLV from the coding sequence ATGACCGCAGAGACCACGATCACAGAAACCTCGTCCACCCCCGCGTTCCGTTTCGCCGCCGTCACCTTCGACTGCGCCGATCCCGCCGAAATGGCGCGCTTCTACAGCGAGTTGCTCGGCATGTCCGTCGCCTTCTCCAGCGACGACTTCGTCTTCCTCGGCAAGGAGGGTTCGACCGGCCTGGGCTTCAACCGCCTCGCCGACTACCGCCGGCCCACCTGGCCGGACCCGGCCCAGGAGAAGCAGGCCCACATCGAGCTGGGCGTGGACGACCTGGACGCCGCGGAGAAGCGGCTGCTCGAACTGGGTGCGGAGAAGCCGGAGTTCCAGCCGGGCGGGGACCGGTGGCGGGTGCTGCTGGATCCGGCCGGGCACCCGTTCTGCATCACGACGCTCGTCTGA
- a CDS encoding DUF4253 domain-containing protein: MATLPNPLPRLATDPSGRSLGLRLPPGRLVDLAYDGPWHEPLLWHAEKPAAPGTWKALGAPAARAGLLPVLIDLGVSRGRLEDWALLPGETSYPGDHDAEDVLAEYWQEETEDGELTEEIEPFGEAWPGLAPAGSLAADPDTRAAQIADGLEGGRGAAIEEGHLALVPARRSADIPAAIGWTGPVNYESDVARMCAVLRSWEDRFGIRVVALGLDTLVVSVAAPPATQEDAEAVAAEHFAFCPDNVLQGEETTVRTYAKGLVGRPVWTFWWD, from the coding sequence ATGGCGACTCTTCCGAACCCGCTGCCCAGGCTGGCCACCGACCCCAGCGGTCGTTCCCTGGGGCTGCGGCTCCCTCCCGGCCGGCTGGTCGACCTGGCGTACGACGGCCCCTGGCACGAACCGCTGCTGTGGCATGCGGAGAAGCCCGCCGCGCCGGGCACGTGGAAGGCACTGGGCGCGCCCGCGGCGCGGGCCGGTCTGCTGCCGGTGCTCATAGACCTGGGCGTGTCCCGGGGGCGGCTGGAGGACTGGGCGCTGCTGCCCGGCGAGACGTCGTATCCGGGTGACCACGACGCCGAGGACGTCCTGGCGGAGTACTGGCAGGAGGAGACGGAGGACGGCGAACTCACCGAGGAGATCGAGCCGTTCGGTGAGGCGTGGCCCGGTCTCGCACCGGCCGGCTCGCTCGCCGCGGACCCGGACACCCGCGCCGCGCAGATCGCCGACGGGCTGGAGGGCGGCCGGGGCGCGGCGATCGAAGAGGGGCACCTCGCCCTGGTGCCGGCGCGCCGGTCCGCGGACATCCCGGCGGCGATCGGCTGGACGGGTCCGGTGAACTACGAGAGCGACGTGGCCCGGATGTGCGCGGTGCTGCGTTCCTGGGAGGACCGCTTCGGCATACGGGTGGTGGCTCTCGGCCTGGACACCCTCGTCGTCTCCGTGGCGGCTCCGCCGGCCACCCAGGAGGACGCCGAGGCGGTGGCGGCGGAGCACTTCGCGTTCTGCCCGGACAATGTGCTCCAGGGCGAGGAGACCACCGTGCGCACGTATGCGAAGGGGCTGGTCGGACGGCCCGTCTGGACCTTCTGGTGGGACTGA